In the Rhea pennata isolate bPtePen1 chromosome 4, bPtePen1.pri, whole genome shotgun sequence genome, GAAATGTGGACGCTGGGGCTCCTTTCTGATGCCACCTCGGGGCTTGGTTTCTAATGCCCTATCAGATCTGATCGAGGTTGATTTTAATAGGCTGTGAGTCCCGTTGGCAGGATCAGGCCCTGAAGCTGGAGGCATTGAGATTGGACAAGTGAGCCTGACAACAAAATTGGGAAATGcaagcattttatttgcttttccagaaCTGAAGCTGATATTTTTCTAGACTTTCCTTAGGCTACTTCTGAGGCCACCCAAAACAGTTGTGCATTTtcaaccaaaataaaaacaactgttTAGGAACAAACTGATGTGCTGTTGTGGCAGcttggaagaagagaaataaaacccTGCTCAGCTGTCTGAAGTTTGTTTGATTTATATGCACCACTTTATTTAGTAAAGAAGAGGCTCCTATAAGCAGTGGAAAAAATTACAGCTAATTTCTGAAAGGCAAAGTCAGCAGCGAGTTTCAGACCGCCACTGCttatattttgtttccaaatgctATTTTGGAATCTGATAATTGAAACAGTATTTGCTGAGCTGGGTTGCAAACACAAATCTCCACTTAAGCCCTTTCTCTGGTGCTCCTGTCTGCAGAGTTATTAGGAAACCATCGGATCTGTGACTGCTGTCAGATGGAGAAGTAGGAAActgttatgtttttttaaaaaaaagaaacctcatGTGCACCTCTAGCACGAGAAACAAccaggaagggaagggagttAATTTACGTGTGGTCTGGGAGCCAaatgcaaattcttttcttcGCCTAGGTTTTTGGTAGGTTTCTCAGCACAGAGTGAGCAGGGGATGTTTCCacagccaaaaagaaaagtcatgaGCAGTCAATCCTAGCTGACATAGGCTCGATGGAGGTATTGTTTGGTTTACTGAAGTTCAGGTTTCTGTCTATTCCTGCAGTCTTGGATCAGTAAAAACGCTGAAGCCGATGCTAACCTAAATCTGTTCaatgtgacagaacaagatGAAGGAGAATATCTATGTAGAGCCAACAATTTCGTAGGCATAGCCGAAAAACCATTTTGGCTCCACATTCGCAAACCAAAACCAGGTAAACCACAGACTCTGTCCCAAGGCCCTGGCAACTGCAAGAATGAGCTATAACATTTTAAGAAGCTAGTGATTAAAATTAGTATTCATTTTGTGTTATACCCTGTCAACTGACGCTGAATGGCTTTATCTTAttttcttgctgatttttttttacaagaatgTAATGCCTATACAGCAATTGCCATAGAAAAATTCCCACAATAAAATGACTGTCAAATTTTGCTATAAACTCTTCCCACTTttattcctttcccttccttacAATTGAGTGCTGATAACAGACTTGCATGCATTTAAAGAGTTTTGCCCATAAAACCGATCTAACAAGTACACAGACTTTAGTCCTTTTGAGTAGCAATTGAGGAGTAAGTATCAACGTTGACTCATGCAAGCAAACACGCAAAGTGGAGAGCAGCAGCGATGTAGCGAGCTCCCACGGTGCGGTGGAGGCTCTGGCTGGTGCGTGGCTCGGTGACGCTGCAGGAAGGCTCCTCGGAGGGCACCTTCCTGTAACCAACCAGCCAACACTACAGCACCAAGAGCTTTATGTAGCTTTAAAATGcctattctgaaaataattctcaAAAGTCCTTCGATGTGTGATGAACTGATAAAATACTCAGATGTTCATCTGGTCAGCACTTAAATCCTTCCCCACTATACCTCCCCTCCTTTCTcgtttctttctgtctttccttttcttttacacaCCTTTTGCCCCCCTCTACTCACCCTACTAACCGAAAGTCAGTCATATTGTGGAGgcaatttttcatttggatGCTTTTGCTTGCATGCTTCTTAGTGGGACAGAGTGAGAACCTGGTGaagggaactttttttttttttttttttttttgcttttgactACAGGTTGCAGAGgggaatgaataaataaatgtggaAGATGGGCCAttggaaaaacaaatcttaatctgcttttgaaatttgCCTGTGGTGTCCTCACACTTGCTGGGAATGTGGCTTGTTCtctgttttccctctttctatatgtgtgtgttttttttccctcgtaGACGGCAGGTGTTAACACAACGGATAAGGAGCTAGAGATTCTGTACTTGCGAAATGTTACTTTTGAGGATGCTGGGGAATATACTTGTCTCGCAGGGAATTCTATTGGGTTCTCACATCACTCTGCTTGGCTGACGGTTCTACCAGGTATTTCCTTCTGCGCtgtcctctccttttcctctcaagGATGCCTTCATGTTTAACTTAAGAAATGCCAAGTTCGTGCAAAAGCTCCCTTGTTTGGAAGAGGGCACGTGAGCCGTTGCGCAGCCGGTGTGCAAGGGAGAGTTCTCCTCTGTGCTAGTCTGCGCTGCAGGTAGCCCTGTTGCATATTAATAGCTGGCattattaattttgcatttcatctcaggatttaaattcattttctgggTTGCAATAATGATACAAAATGCCCTGTAACTTTTTTTGTTCAGATACCAGGGAGGTGTTCACAGCATCTACTTCAGGAGTCTCTCTTTAAGTGCCAAAATTAAGAGCTTTTATCTTCTTACACTGCCTGTGTACTCAATAGGAGAAGGAAACTCCCATCAGATGATCCAGGGCACCGAAACTGGACCCTGTCTGTGGATCATCATATGAAGGAACCTCTCTGTGTAACCTTGTATCTTGCCTAAAATTAGATGCATAAGTAGTTGGTGTGAGTACACCCTTCCCTGCCTGTAGCATTATTTCCGCTTCACGGATGAACAGACCAAGATAGCTATCTTAAACAGAAGGTCGGCAAGAGTCATCTGCAGGCCagacccaggagtcctggctcACAGAGGCCTTGACTACTGGTTACTCAGCTGAAATCAATGAAAGCTGCAGTGGGCTTAAAAGCCGAAGCCAGAGTGACCTCAATTTTGTGTGCTTTTCATGTGCAAAGCTCTGGTTGACAATGAAGCCAGCGCAGAATATGCAACAGCGGGATCTGCCCTCCAGCAGAAGGGGAAGAGGCTTTGCTGTCCCTTCACCTGCACAGTTGGCCTCCGGGGGAAGGGGAGGTGTCAGCATAGTCTAGGGAGGCATCTCAGGTAATATTCACATTGAAGCCAGTGGGTGTTGTGCctgcagaagctgcaggaaCAGATCTGGAGTATTTTCAGTAGATACTGAATGCCCCCTGCGAAAGCAGTGGGCACATGAGATGTTGTACATCTCACTTCGACTCCTCAGCCGTAGACCACATATGGATCTATCTGACAAACACATCTGTTTCTAGATGTGTTTTGGAACTGGAAACTTTGGCATTTCTAATCTTGACTTGAACTCTGTTGGTGGTTTGGTCATAGTCACTTTTACTGGGGCTCAAGAAGGTTTCCTCCACACCTGCTTGTGCTGCAGGTGAGATCTGCTGGTCTTATATCTATTTGTTTGCCAGCTCTAAATTAGCTTGGTGTCTGACCCTGTTTCTGCTTCTGCCATACCCTGGATGAGAAATCATTCCCTTTAGTTAGAGCActaacatttctgttattttaaggATTTCCTGATATTGTATCATTAGACTGTtatgctgttttcaaaatgtatgaACTCATATGTCCTATttaagcaaagaacaaaaagcaaaagcctgAAGTGGAACTTTATAGCGAAGTCAGATGTGGTGAAGGGCAACTGTCAATGCAGCAACACTGTCCTCATGACTTCATTATAAATCATTCCACTGCTGGCCATTCCTTGAGCACTAGCCCTCTTTTGGGGAATAGAAAATAGGTCTCACCGTGGTCCCTTTCTACAGTGGAAGTGCCTGTCCTGAAAGGAACAAGGGGAGATTCACAACTGAGCTTTTTGTGTCCTGAAAAGGCCTTATTAGCTGGTAGCCAGTGGCTGTAGTGCTGATGGGGTCATGCCATTTCCTCCTGGCTCAGCAATTCTCTTGGGTCAGCCCTTCTGGCCTCTTTCCCATAGAATTGAATTATCGTGAAATAATTACGTAGTTTTCTCTTAGGAGACCTTTTGCCCGGTTTGACACCTTACCCCTGGATACCCTTTGAGCCCCTTGGTCCTTCAAGGCAGGCACTGGTTTGGTGGAAATCTTTGCTTGAGCCCCAGTCTGCACAGCATCTCTTGTCAGTGACCTGATGGGCAAGGTACAGCAAAATCCCATCCTGCAGTCTTTGCACATCCAAAGCATCCAGTTCTTTTCAGTGTGGATGTGTGGAGAAAGCAAGATCCGGTTCGGAGGGACTGCACAGACATGTGAAGATGTGTTCAGTCTAGAGCAGTGGTTTTCAACCAGTGGTCTGAAGGTCTGCAGAAGCCCACAGATTACACCGAAGGGCGGTGAAATTACCTCCAACAAGGCAAAAAAGGCAAGCCAAACTAATGTCAGCAGGCTTCAGTTTACTGTAGCAAAACCTGCTGCACTGGAAAGCGCCAAAGGTAGAAAACCACTGGCCTAGGAGAGTCACCTCACTGAAGTTAGTCCAAGAAGTGGCTTAGATGAGCAAGTCCTCCCCAAATTGTatgtgctgtgtgtgtgtagcaGTGTGAGAGCAGCCACCGGCCCCCTTCTGACTCCCATCTCTTGTTGCcctgcagcagaggagctgaTGGAAGTGGATGATTCGGGCTCAGTGTACGCTGGCATTCTCAGTTATGGCACCGGCTTTGTTCTCTTCATCCTGGTGTTGGTCATTGTGATTATCTGCAGGATGAAAATGCCAAACAAAAAAGCCATAAACACACCTACTGTACAGAAAGTCTCCAAATTTCCACTGAAGAGACAGGTAACAGAAAGTAGATACAAGATTCCTATTCCTCGCTATGgtcactccttttttttttttttttttttttcccttcttctctatgagcttttctttccaggcaAGAAAGTCCACCAAAAGGACATTTTCTGAGAGGGACATAAGTGGGCTGCAGTTTAGCAGCGGAACCctcttttattcatttgtttctgttacAGTGGAGTTGTAGTTGGTGGCGGCTGACTGGTTCGTAGGCAGTTCCCAAGCACCCACCTTTATGTAGCTCTTGTCAAAGAGGCACTTGCAATGCAGTCATGGATGTCATGGAAAACAGTTGTTGCAGGCTCCTTAGTGGGGTGGCAGCTCGGGGGGAGCAGGAGCATGTTTAACTAAAGCCTGTTCCTGCTTTCAGTGAGGTCCTGGCAAACTCATAGCAATGCTTCTGGAGGTGGGAGAGGATCACCTCTCTCCATGCAGGGTGAAAGTGCTCTGCTGGTTTTAATTACAGAAGGGCATGAGCAAAGGCACTGTGTAAAACCAAACGTAGAGGTTATATGGGTTTCATGGCTTCAGCTGCAAGCTCTTGGTGGGCATTTACAGTGCTCGCACACACAGGGCAGAGGAATGGGTTATATGTGGCTGCTGGGAGTCCCCCTGCTGGAGTACGCTGCCTTAGGCTGCTGAGCTGTCCCTCGTTTCCACCAGCTGAAGATGTGACCATGTATGCCGAGCTCATGCACTTCTGCAAGGATGGGGAGAAGCAAGGGAAGAGAGTGACATTTCTGATTTAGGAATTATGGAGCATCAGTGCACAGAGAGAGTTCAAAACCCCAAAGTGATGTCTCTCAGGCATGAGCCTTCTCTTATGCATGCTGAGAGTACAGTTGGCAATAACACTTCATTTGCTCTACCCAAGCAGGTGTCACTGGAGTCCAACTCTTCCATGAACTCCAATACGCCCCTGGTCAGGATCACGCGTCTCTCCTCCAGTGATGGGCCGATGCTGGCTAACGTCTCCGAGCTGGAGCTACCTCCTGATCCCAAGTGGGAGCTGGCGCGATCTCGGTTAGTCAAGCCCATGGGCCTGGTCCCTCTTCCCCCCAGGAGTCTCACCTCCCTGGTACCCACTAACACACATGCTCGTTCCTCCCTTCAGCCTGACATTGGGGAAGCCGCTTGGAGAAGGGTGTTTTGGCCAAGTGGTGATGGCAGAAGCAATTGGGATCGATAAGGACAAGCCAAACAAGGCCATCACAGTGGCTGTCAAGATGTTAAAAGGTATGGGGACTCCGTGGAGGGCAGAACTGTATATTGCAGTGGactttattctgctttttcgCGCTTTTTCTCAAAGTAGTTTTACATGTTTTATACAAACAGATCCAGTAGAAGAAACCAagaacagcttttcttccaCTCCACCCCTATAGCCTGGGGTAAGGGCTCTCCCCTTGGAGAGAACATAAAGATGTAAATGCTGGCAGGGAAAGAGAATGGGAAAATTCCCAGGTCTTTGCTAAGGAGCACCAAGGAGAAGGGGAACCACCTTCAATTCACATCTAGCCAGCTCTACAAATCAGTCCCAGCCCCCCCAACTGCCTTTTAATAGATACCAAAATGAAACTGGATGAAAGGTTTCACTTACTTACAAATTAACATTTCTGTCCAgttattcagattttctttttgatcaaagatttcctttctgatgaaagattttgttattctgtgataatttttattttttattttgactctTCTCCCCaaagtggaagaaaagcaaatattgaaaTTTTTAGAGCGCTTCTTCCCAATCAAAACCCACATGGCTACAGAGCAGATGTATAAACTGCTTCACAAAACGCATGTTTTCTCCCTGACGTTTCTCCtactctctttctttctgcagatgacGCTACCGACAAGGACCTGTCCGACCTGGtctctgaaatggaaatgatgaAAATGATTGGGAAACACAAAAACATCATTAACCTCCTCGGTGCCTGCACGCAGGACGGTACGTCTCAGTGCCTGGCAGGCACTTGTGGGGCAGTGGGAGCCTTGTGGTGCCAGCAGCCTCTGTCTTGCAGGTCACTGCCACACGTGCGGCTTTGCTCTCAGCGACCCTGCGTGGCCACTTCCACAGCAGGTCCCCCTTGGAATAAGGGCTGGTGGCTAGAGCTGTTTTACCTGATCTGTGCTGGGGgactttccctccttcctccaaaTTGCTTGTGAACGAACCACGCAACACCTGTCTGTGCACTGCTGATGGCCAAATAGCTGGCATTGGTGGCAGGTCCCTGCTTGTTCCTGATGCTGTGCTTTGAATTGGGTTGCAGCTTTCCCTAAGGACCTTCCTGATGTCCTCCTTGCTTTTCTCATCAGTATAAAACGATGTACTGGAGAGAGGCAGGGCTTGGCTGTTGCTTCTGTTTAATTACTCACTGGCTGCCCAAAACGTCCATGACCAGATTTCAGAGTTTGGACACTGCAGTTGTACCAACTCTTTGGAAGTGAGAAAACCAAGCCAAGGCCTCAGGGGCACATTTCCCTGCCCTTCACACGGTCTCGACAGCGATCTCCCAGGCTTTCAAGGACAGGAAAATTCTCTAGTCTGCTTCCCAGAGGCCACACCATTCACTGGCCAGATCTTCATTTGCTGGCCAGAAGATCTGGCCAGCGGTCAGTTACCTCTCCTGGTCTCCTGGCAACGATAGCTTTCCTCCTGCCACAGCTGAAGACATCTTTCAGTGTATTTAGCCTCATATTATCGCCCAGGTGTGTATAGGAGATGAGGCTCAGGCTGACTGCATGACTTTCCAAGGCATGGAGATATAAGGTCCTAACTCACCTGACCCCCTTGCAGTGCTTGCGTttgctctgccagctgctgaCCATGCTGTTGCTTGCAGGACCACTCTATGTGTTGGTGGAGTACGCATCGAAAGGGAACTTGCGGGAATACCTCAGGGCACGTCGCCCACCCGGCATGGACTATTCTTTCGATACCTGCAAGCTGCCAGAGGAGCAGTTAACATTTAAGGACCTGGTTTCCTGTGCCTACCAGGTGGCCCGTGGCATGGAATACTTGGCGTCTCAAAAAGTGAGTTGGGAAACTCCATTCAGTTAAAGTGTCAGTCAGACTCATGTCTTCAAGGACATGCAGTGCAGTGTGTGTGCAGGACAACCTGAAGGCAAAACATTGCGGGCTTTTCTCTTCAGAGGGCAGGGTTTTTCAGCATGAAATGcgttgggtttttttgcagaaGACTTCAGCCCTAGAAGGCTGTTGCGGTGTGCAGGCTGCATCTGTGAGCCATGCAACTACATAGCCCTGGGTGTCACCCACAGGCTCACTAGCATCTCCAAGAGGCACAGCTGTAGAAACACAAGCAACCCCAGCCTCAGCACCCATCCCCAGCAATTTAACCTCTACCACTTATAGGAGTAATTGACTTTCCACTGGACAATCTTCAGCCTTGATCAGCCATGGTCAGGTTGTAAGCTTCCTGTCTCCCTGATGTCAGCACAAGAAGAGGTCACCTTGGGAGGGATTACTTCAAACAACAGAATCAGGAGCTGCATGCAGCCCTACCCTCCTCACCCCCAGCTCCCTTTTGAGATGGCTAAAAATGCAGAGTGCTCTATAGGAAGCAGGGATCCTGCATGTAGCACATGTGTTTGTGGCCGTAGCAAGCATGCATAGGCTGGGCTGGAGCAAAGCTGCTGGTGGATTTGGCTCGATACGTGGCCAGGCCCAGGATGCTCACTGAGGAGTGTTTTGGGGCGTTGAGCTGACTGCTGCATTGGCTCACATTATGCCCTTAGGATTACTCTTGATTTACCCTGACATCAGCAAGAGGAGAATCCAGCCTGTGGGTTTACTAGGTTGTGTGCCAGCTGGTGTAACCTCTTTTTAGGGTAGAGAGAACTAAGGCAAGAACAAGTTCAGCTTCAGGTTTAAGGTGTATTGGGCCTGCAACTGCAGATCAGAGTGGTTGATTTATGGTGGCTTTAAACTCGCTACTTGCACAGTGCAGGCTAATTTAGCTCTTCTCTCAGATAACGATCTCAGTGAAGATGTATTGGGGATATCTTGAGTATTTTTTAATCCAAACGTCAGCCTGCATTCTCcttggaggaagcagggcagtGAGGCAGCTTCGTGTCACCGTAGATGTCCCACAGAAGAGGAAGGTTTGATTCCCATCTGTTCAGCCCATTTGGCAAGAGGAACCATGTGGCTGTGGCAGCACTGAAGCTCTCGATTAGGTGTTGCTAAGAGGTGGCTCCCAGTGAGCATGCATGATGCGGCAGTGACACAGAAAGTGAGGAATTAAGCAGTGCCCACAGTTTTATGAGCTTGAGAGTCAATGAAACAGCAGCTCATAAACCCCCCGTTACTGGTGGCTCCAGGCGCAAGCAGCTAACAAGCCCAAATTTATTTACTTGCTTACCTTTCACAGTGCATTCATCGCGACTTGGCAGCCAGGAATGTGTTAGTCACTGAAGACAATGTGATGAAAATAGCCGATTTTGGCCTTGCAAGAGATGTTCACAACATCGATTATTACAAGAAAACCACCAATGTAAGTACTGAACTGCCAAGCTCATGCAGTTCTCCTTCTGGCAGGGAAATAGGCCATTGCTGCAGCAAAGAGCCATAATTCCACATTTCCCTTTCTAAAGGGActtgggaggaaaaaatctgCTGGTGGCCTGACCTGTAGACAGGCTGGCCCCAGGAGCCTACCATCCATTTTCTCACTGACAGATACTGCTGGTGCTAGCAGCTGTTTGAAAGGACTTGACTCTGCCAAGGACACTCTAGACTAAGAGAAACCAAGAATTTTGTGAAAGGGGAAAGTAGCAACAGGGCAAAAGCTGCAACTATAATGTAGCGTGGAGATGTCGGTGGGAGGGTTGGAGGGTATTGCAGAACGCAAGAGCCTTGCAACTGCAAGGAGTTTCAATGCAGAGGCAGTCCTGTGAAGCCCTCCTCACCTTGCTGCAGCAACAACCAGACAAACCCAACACAGAATCCTACTGATCCCTTCCAACATCCTCTTGGAGAAACCTCCCTTAATTGCCAGTCTTTATCTTTGGAATTGTAACTTTGGCTGCATTGGATTTACCCTTTTGGAGAGCTGAGAACGTAAAGTCATTTGTGCAGCCCACCTGTGTCCCATCTCTAGCTGTGTTCTCCAGTGAGACAGTGGTTGAGAAGGAGCCAAAGTCCTCCCTAAGCCAAATTATGGCTCAAACAAGAAGCAAGCTTCTTTGGCGCCTCCAGGGAGCAAGCAGAGCATCCTGATGTAGGATGGTCCCGTTGAAACCTGACATCAGGTCTCCCTCTTTTGGACTCCTTGTGGGATCGAGACTGGATTCAGAGGGGATCTGGGCCTTGAATTCACTCTGAGAAGTTTCCCCTCTCATTCAGCAGGAGCAGCACTTGGACTTGAGCCAAACTGCTTCTTCAAAGCACAGAGATGGGAAGTTGCCCCGTGTACTACTTCAGAGCTAGCAACATTTATGAGCAATAGACACTGTTCTCGTGCGAAGATTTTGGTGCTCTGATATATTAAACCTGCCTTGGCAGTGACATCCAGTCTGCTGTAGAGAGCATGTTTACTGCTAAAATAGCCAGGAAAGATCCAGGGATCAAATACTCTAATCTGTTTACAAGTGGCCACTCTTGTCTTGCCCAGTGACCGGGAAGGCAGATGTGGttgttaatgaaaatgtttcaaactGGATTAGAAAAGAAGTTCAGATGGTGCCGTTGTGGCTGAGTGAATATGCTGATGGGACGGTGCCTTTGTCTTCCTAATTACAGGGTCGGCTGCCTGTGAAATGGATGGCTCCAGAAGCGTTGTTCGACAGGGTCTACACTCACCAGAGCGATGTGTAAGCATTACCCACACttacacaaaaaaacaaaataaaggcaaaataaacaCCCCAGGATCCCAAAGGCAAATGCAGTGCGAAACGCGAACAGGGCTCCTGTGCCGCTGGAGGGACGTGGGGACGCAGAGGCAGACGGAGCGATTCTGAGCTGCAGTTTTGCACATGTGGTTTTGCTTTACCCTTATCTAGTTGCTTTCATCTGAAGATCTGGAGGAGCTTCTGAAACATTGTAGGAAGGCAGGCAGGTATTTTTCATCCGGTTTACAGATGAGGAGATTCATCCtgcagtcaaaaaaaatcatgcaaaaaaaaaaaaaaaaagaaaaagctttgtggaaaaaaaagttccccTTGACTTACTCCACTCTTCCACCCAGACGGTTACACGTCACTGGAGTACATGGGATGAGCCTGAAATATTCTGCCCAGCGTTAGCAGAGGTGATGGGAGAATATTCAACGCATGCATTCTCTGGTTGATTCTGCCGCTTCATTTAGTTTGCCCTTCTTTTTCTGATCTTGTCTTGTCCATTTTAGTGCCTCCGCGCTGTAAGCAAACAGAGCCTGCAAGAGAGGATGGATCTATCAAACTGCTATCTTAAAgattgctctttcttttgcctGATTTGAATGGAAAGTAGAGCAGTCTAGGAAACAGTTTGAGATCGCATTTGAACTTTACTAGGTCTGAAGTAGCTGAGTAGGCACACTGtctttcttatttcagtatttagtTGATAATGGCATTTTTACACTAACTTAGCAGGCCGCCTGCACGTTCCCCAGGGTTCACCATTTAGAATCAGACAAATTTAtctgttctgtttctgtaaaTTTTACATGCTTTGGCTTTATTGATCTTAAACCATAGTTTCCATGCTTAGGTAATGCTGCAGTGGGCATGATAGATAAATCAAAGCtggggaaagagagagcaagTGTGCAcgaaagagaaacagagacagaTAATCcctgtctttaaaaagaaaactaagaaggcaaaagatatttttgaaaagacgACTTTTAACCAGAGCACAGCTGCAGGACTAGAGTGTGTAACATTAGTGCTGCGCTGATTTTTGCTGGGGTATTTTTCTCCCAGCCTGGCCAGTGAAATGAGTGTTGTAACAAGCAAGTTTTGGTATCGACTTGCACAATTAGTGGCCTGTGGTTCCAAGGCTGCGATTCAGTGAAGCTGTGCATGAATAATTTGATTTGTTCCATTCAGTGGAGCTGGTGGAAGACCTAACAAAGAGCTGGGGGTAATAGATGGGCTGTCACCTATCTGATTAAATGCTCATTTCAATTTCAGACTTGGTGCCTGGGATTTCTTTGCTATTGAGTTGGATCAGCAGAGATCTCCAAGTAACTAGTAAAAATGGCCTAGGCAATTAGTCATGCTATTGATGACTTTGTTAGCTATGCATGGCTGCACAGAAAGAAAGCGGAGCAGGGGGTGGGAAGGCGGGCAGAGAAAACCTCATTGAATTTTAAAGATCTTTCTTTGGTTTCCAGCTGGTCTTTTGGAGTGCTACTATGGGAGATCTTTACGCTGGGAGGGTCTCCGTACCCGGGAATTCCCGTCGAGGAACTTTTCAAGCTCTTGAAAGAAGGCCATCGGATGGACAAACCTGCCAACTGCACTCACGACCTGTAAGTAACCCGTCGCCGCGTCCCCTTCGGCACCCGACGGCGCTCCTCCCCTCGTCCTGGGCTCTGCTCGCCCTCTCCCCGGCCCCTCTGTAGCCCAGGGAGGCATCGCGGATACAGATTGTTTTCCACCGTCTTTTCCCACCCCACACTCGGTCACCTGAGGTTCCTCCAGGAAACTCTGGCCACTAGCTCCACCACTCTGCTGTGTGGTGGAGTCAAGTGAGGAGTAAGCCAGGAGCAAACATGGCCCCACTGGCAGAGGAGAGTGATACTGAGCTCTTCCACCTGCTCCTGGCACCATACATCAAGGATGTCTTCTCTGAGACGGAAACTGTTGTTTGGAGACCTGTTTCGTGTCCCAGAAAAATGTCATAATTCCAGTTGGCTCCTTCCTTGGTAGTTCAGCTCTAGTAACTTCCCAAGCGAGTGTGAATTAAGGAACATCTTGTTGCCCATGTCCAACTCCCCTCGGGGACCCAAGTAGCGAAAAGCAGCGGCTCCACGTGCACcaggcacattgctggcccTTCCCGGGCTCACAAGTGCCGCAGGACAAGTGGGACCTGCCTGGTGGTTCATGGCGGTCCCTCTTGGAAATAGCACTGCCTGTAACATTTTACTTGAGTTAGAGAGATTTCAGGAGCCTCCTGATTTCCGGAGCCACATGAAGAGATTTCGGGTTGCCAAGCCGCCCTCCTCGGTCCTGGCAGAGCGGCGGGCGCGGAAGGGGCTTCCCGAGAGGTGCCTTGTGGCACCCTCGCTGACGACGTCTCCCCTGCCCCGCAGGTACATGATCATGAGGGAGTGCTGGCACGCAGTCCCGTCACAACGGCCGACCTTCAAGCAGCTGGTGGAAGACCTGGACAGGGTCCTCACCGTGACGTCCACCGATGTGAGTGTGGCTTTGCCGCCGGCGTGGGGCGCAGGGAGGGATGGATGCTCCTCTG is a window encoding:
- the FGFR3 gene encoding fibroblast growth factor receptor 3 isoform X2; this encodes MSEPGGGGAAPPRPRRRAGGMPAAWGCLWCLCLAAAAGGLPAARRPGAPAEERSGGQPAEYLRSETAFLEELVFGSGDTIELSCNTQGSSMSVFWFKDGIGIAPTNRTHIGQKLLKIINVSYDDSGLYSCKPRHSNEVLGNFTVRVTDSLSSGDDEDDDDESEDTGVPFWTRPDKMEKKLLAVPAANTVRFRCPAGGNPTPSIYWLKNGKEFKGEHRIGGIKLRHQQWSLVMESVVPSDRGNYTCVVENKYGNIRHTYQLDVLERSPHRPILQAGLPANQTVVVGSNVEFHCKVYSDAQPHIQWLKHVEVNGSKYGPDGTPYVTVLKSWISKNAEADANLNLFNVTEQDEGEYLCRANNFVGIAEKPFWLHIRKPKPAEELMEVDDSGSVYAGILSYGTGFVLFILVLVIVIICRMKMPNKKAINTPTVQKVSKFPLKRQVTVSLESNSSMNSNTPLVRITRLSSSDGPMLANVSELELPPDPKWELARSRLTLGKPLGEGCFGQVVMAEAIGIDKDKPNKAITVAVKMLKDDATDKDLSDLVSEMEMMKMIGKHKNIINLLGACTQDGPLYVLVEYASKGNLREYLRARRPPGMDYSFDTCKLPEEQLTFKDLVSCAYQVARGMEYLASQKCIHRDLAARNVLVTEDNVMKIADFGLARDVHNIDYYKKTTNGRLPVKWMAPEALFDRVYTHQSDVWSFGVLLWEIFTLGGSPYPGIPVEELFKLLKEGHRMDKPANCTHDLYMIMRECWHAVPSQRPTFKQLVEDLDRVLTVTSTDEYLDLSVPFEQYSPACQDTHSTCSSGDDSVFAHDLLPDEPCLPKHQQCNGVVRT
- the FGFR3 gene encoding fibroblast growth factor receptor 3 isoform X1, giving the protein MSEPGGGGAAPPRPRRRAGGMPAAWGCLWCLCLAAAAGGLPAARRPGAPAEERSGGQPAEYLRSETAFLEELVFGSGDTIELSCNTQGSSMSVFWFKDGIGIAPTNRTHIGQKLLKIINVSYDDSGLYSCKPRHSNEVLGNFTVRVTDSLSSGDDEDDDDESEDTGVPFWTRPDKMEKKLLAVPAANTVRFRCPAGGNPTPSIYWLKNGKEFKGEHRIGGIKLRHQQWSLVMESVVPSDRGNYTCVVENKYGNIRHTYQLDVLERSPHRPILQAGLPANQTVVVGSNVEFHCKVYSDAQPHIQWLKHVEVNGSKYGPDGTPYVTVLKTAGVNTTDKELEILYLRNVTFEDAGEYTCLAGNSIGFSHHSAWLTVLPAEELMEVDDSGSVYAGILSYGTGFVLFILVLVIVIICRMKMPNKKAINTPTVQKVSKFPLKRQVSLESNSSMNSNTPLVRITRLSSSDGPMLANVSELELPPDPKWELARSRLTLGKPLGEGCFGQVVMAEAIGIDKDKPNKAITVAVKMLKDDATDKDLSDLVSEMEMMKMIGKHKNIINLLGACTQDGPLYVLVEYASKGNLREYLRARRPPGMDYSFDTCKLPEEQLTFKDLVSCAYQVARGMEYLASQKCIHRDLAARNVLVTEDNVMKIADFGLARDVHNIDYYKKTTNGRLPVKWMAPEALFDRVYTHQSDVWSFGVLLWEIFTLGGSPYPGIPVEELFKLLKEGHRMDKPANCTHDLYMIMRECWHAVPSQRPTFKQLVEDLDRVLTVTSTDEYLDLSVPFEQYSPACQDTHSTCSSGDDSVFAHDLLPDEPCLPKHQQCNGVVRT